In one window of Blastopirellula marina DNA:
- a CDS encoding Gfo/Idh/MocA family protein, giving the protein MATNGDLNRKLRMALVGGGSGSFIGRVHATAAVLDNRATLVAGALSSNPERAKASAADYDIPEERAYTSYQEMLDKENALPEDKRIDFVSVATPNHMHFPVAKAALEAGFNVMCDKPMTLTLAEAEELYEVVQKSGAVFAVTHNYTGYPLIRQAREMILRGDLGEINAIRVQYIQGWLREKLEDTDQKQAAWRSDPAKSGAAGAYGDIGTHAYNLGRYMTGLLPDKVSTNLATFVNGRTLDDYGTTVIRYENGALCTLTASQISHGRENDLAIEIDGTKAAIQWRQENPNEMIFRQNGEPHKIYTRNPGAPFMTPMGDAACRIPGGHPEGFFEAFANIYRAAFDAMALRALGKDFEKKDTVYPNIHDGVEGMYFIQQCVASSQQDGAWLPLKHEAARR; this is encoded by the coding sequence ATGGCTACCAACGGTGATCTGAATCGTAAATTGCGAATGGCTTTGGTCGGTGGCGGTTCCGGCTCGTTCATCGGACGTGTCCATGCCACCGCAGCCGTCCTCGATAACCGCGCCACACTGGTCGCCGGAGCACTCAGCTCGAACCCCGAACGAGCCAAAGCTTCTGCTGCCGATTACGACATCCCGGAAGAGCGCGCCTACACCAGCTACCAAGAGATGCTGGATAAGGAAAACGCCCTACCAGAGGACAAGCGGATCGACTTCGTTTCGGTCGCCACCCCCAACCACATGCACTTCCCCGTGGCTAAGGCCGCTCTGGAAGCTGGCTTCAATGTCATGTGCGACAAGCCCATGACGCTGACCCTGGCCGAAGCCGAAGAACTGTACGAAGTCGTGCAGAAGTCAGGTGCCGTCTTCGCGGTCACGCACAACTACACCGGCTATCCGCTCATTCGCCAGGCTCGCGAGATGATCCTGCGTGGTGATCTGGGCGAGATCAACGCCATTCGCGTGCAGTACATCCAAGGCTGGCTGCGAGAAAAGCTGGAAGACACCGATCAAAAGCAAGCTGCCTGGCGTAGCGACCCAGCCAAGAGTGGTGCGGCCGGTGCCTACGGCGACATCGGTACCCACGCCTACAACCTCGGCCGCTACATGACCGGCCTGCTGCCCGATAAGGTCAGCACGAACCTGGCCACCTTCGTCAACGGCCGCACCCTGGACGACTACGGTACCACGGTGATTCGTTACGAAAACGGTGCCCTCTGCACGCTGACCGCCTCGCAGATCAGCCACGGCCGTGAGAACGACCTGGCGATCGAAATCGACGGCACCAAGGCCGCCATCCAGTGGCGTCAGGAAAACCCGAACGAAATGATCTTCCGCCAGAACGGCGAACCTCACAAGATCTACACTCGCAACCCCGGTGCCCCATTCATGACCCCGATGGGCGATGCCGCTTGCCGCATCCCCGGTGGTCATCCCGAAGGGTTCTTCGAAGCGTTCGCGAACATCTACCGCGCCGCATTCGATGCCATGGCCCTGCGTGCTCTGGGTAAGGACTTCGAGAAGAAGGACACCGTTTACCCGAACATCCACGACGGCGTCGAAGGGATGTACTTCATCCAACAGTGCGTTGCCAGCAGCCAGCAAGATGGTGCCTGGCTGCCGCTGAAGCACGAAGCGGCGCGGCGTTAA
- a CDS encoding FG-GAP repeat domain-containing protein — translation MRMLPALLTILLLLPCPLLADGLSFEPEELKTKLGVGYAVRLLDMNGDDKLDICIVDQERIVWLENPSWTEHEILGPGQTNADNVAFAPADINGDGQLDFAVAAGWGGGKTQRGTIQWITSADAKGDHWNVYPIRNEHSTHRIRFANVIGDEKPELIIGPLFGPGTTGPHFAESGVRLIALEIPKNPTTDEWPLHMIDNSLHVMHNFLPIDFTGNGKTDIISASYEGVFLHELQEDGTWQKSQLGSGDQESSPSRGASEVKVGRLANGDRYIATIEPWHGNQIVVYTKPEDQPLRSLWTRHVLDDQLKWGHAVWCANLDDDADEELVIGVRDDQTNSTRRGLRIFDPQDAKGSQFKRTVIDPGAVAIEDLAVGDLNGDGKADVVAVGRQTHNVKIYWNKTQ, via the coding sequence ATGCGAATGCTGCCCGCCCTGCTGACGATCCTGCTGCTACTCCCCTGCCCCCTTCTGGCCGATGGGCTTTCGTTTGAGCCGGAAGAGCTGAAAACGAAGCTTGGCGTGGGATACGCCGTCCGTTTGCTCGATATGAACGGGGACGACAAGCTCGACATCTGCATCGTCGACCAAGAGCGGATCGTCTGGCTGGAAAACCCCAGTTGGACCGAGCACGAAATCCTGGGCCCTGGCCAGACCAACGCTGACAACGTGGCCTTCGCGCCGGCTGATATCAACGGCGACGGCCAGCTCGACTTCGCCGTGGCGGCCGGCTGGGGTGGCGGCAAGACGCAGCGTGGCACCATCCAGTGGATCACCTCGGCAGACGCCAAGGGTGATCACTGGAACGTCTATCCCATCCGCAACGAGCACAGCACGCATCGCATCCGCTTTGCCAACGTCATCGGCGACGAGAAGCCTGAGCTGATCATTGGCCCTCTGTTCGGCCCTGGTACCACCGGCCCTCACTTCGCCGAAAGTGGCGTGCGGCTGATCGCACTAGAGATACCTAAGAATCCAACCACCGACGAGTGGCCGCTGCACATGATCGATAACTCTCTACACGTGATGCATAACTTCCTGCCGATCGATTTCACCGGCAACGGCAAGACCGATATCATCTCGGCCAGCTACGAGGGAGTCTTCTTGCACGAGCTTCAGGAAGACGGTACCTGGCAGAAGTCGCAGTTGGGTAGCGGAGACCAAGAATCGAGCCCCAGCCGGGGTGCCAGCGAAGTGAAAGTGGGGCGTTTGGCAAATGGAGATCGGTACATCGCCACCATCGAACCTTGGCACGGTAACCAAATTGTCGTGTACACCAAGCCGGAAGATCAGCCGCTACGGAGCCTGTGGACGCGGCACGTTCTGGACGATCAGCTAAAGTGGGGGCACGCCGTCTGGTGTGCCAACCTGGACGACGACGCCGATGAAGAGCTGGTCATCGGAGTTCGGGACGATCAAACCAACAGTACCCGCCGTGGGCTACGGATTTTCGACCCTCAGGATGCTAAGGGATCCCAATTCAAGCGGACGGTCATTGACCCTGGGGCGGTTGCCATCGAAGATTTAGCCGTCGGGGACCTGAACGGGGACGGTAAGGCGGATGTCGTTGCGGTTGGACGGCAAACGCACAACGTGAAGATCTATTGGAATAAAACTCAATAG
- a CDS encoding VOC family protein, with translation MKIEHFALQVADPIAVARWYVVHLGMTIQRGSNKPPYAHFLADDGGQMLIELYFNDQFDVPDQSLVPPAHFHLAFASEDIEQDRTRLIEAGAKEEGPINTQPNGDLVCFLRDPWGLTLQLVSRVEKLLA, from the coding sequence ATGAAAATCGAACACTTCGCACTCCAGGTTGCCGACCCGATCGCTGTTGCTCGCTGGTATGTCGTTCACTTGGGGATGACCATTCAGCGGGGAAGCAACAAGCCGCCGTATGCCCACTTTCTGGCTGATGACGGGGGGCAGATGCTGATCGAGCTTTACTTCAACGATCAGTTCGATGTGCCAGATCAGTCCCTGGTACCGCCGGCTCATTTTCACTTGGCATTTGCCAGTGAAGACATCGAGCAGGATCGTACGCGGCTGATCGAAGCCGGGGCCAAGGAAGAAGGGCCTATCAACACTCAGCCCAACGGCGACCTGGTCTGCTTCCTCCGCGATCCCTGGGGCCTGACGCTGCAGTTGGTCTCGCGGGTAGAAAAGCTTTTGGCGTAA